AGCGCACCAGCAGCCGCGCCAACGGCAGTTTGTGCCGCGCCCCGGTGTACTCGGGCGGCGGCTCGTGCACCTGCGTGAGGTAGTAACGGAACAACAGGGCCGCCAGCAGCGCGCCGGCCACGAAGGGTATCCGCCAGCCCCACTGCACATAAGCGCTGTGCAGTCCGGCGGACGGCAGCGCTTGCAGCAACAGCAGGGTGAGCGCGGCGATCATCGCGTACGCGGCGGGGGAGGTCGCGGTGATGAGCGAGGCGTTGAGGCCGCGCTTGTGCCGTGGGCTCCACTCCATCGCCAGGGGCACCGCGGTGGTGTACTCACCGCCGAGGAAGATCCCGTCGATGAATCTCAGCGCGATCAGCAGGCCGACCGACCATGTCCCGATCGTCTCGTGGCCCGGCAGACACGCGGTGATCAGCGTGATGATGCCGAAGCCGCCGACCGCGACGAGTGTGGTGCGCTTGCGGCCGACCGTGTCGGCGAAGTGGCCGAAGATGATCGCGCCGAGCGGACGGCCGATGAGCGTCGAGGCGAACACCAGCGATGCGAGCAGGGCCGTGGTGCTCGCACTCAGATGCGCCGACTGGAAGTAGTCCGTCGCGGGCGCGAGCACGACGATCGGCAGATAGATGTCGAACTGGTCGACGAAGTAGGCGAACGCCCCGCCACGCACCGCGGCGCGCGCCTTGGCGGTGTCCGGACCGTGCGGGGTGTTCGGACCGTGCGGGGCGTTCGGGCGAGCGTCGTCGTCCAAGGCCGCCGAATGCTGCTCTGCGGGGGGCAGTGGGGACATCGCGTCCTCCGGGATCGATTGCTGGCTGCCCGCAGCTCTGAGGTGCCACATGCGGCGCGCTGCGAACTGCGTGTTCACGAAGCGAACTGATGGCTACCCTAAAGTTGTGACTTGCGTCGCACAAGACTGCTGCAAGGGGTTGACTCGCGGTCTACAGTGAAACAGGAATTCACAATGCGAACCGAGGTGGTCTCCTATGAGGGAACGTCCTGCCATCGCCGCCGTCCTGGACGGACTGGTCGACATGCATGTCCACTCCGGCCCCAGCCCGTTTCCCCGTCGCTTCGACCACGTCGAAGCCGCGCAGGACGGTGCCCGGATCGGGATGCGCGCCATGGTCGCCAAGTCCCACCACCACAACACCCAGATGGACATCCTGGCGATGAGGGGACGCCTGGACGGAGTCGCCGCGTCCGCCTACGGTGGCATCGCGCTCAACAGCACCGTCGGCGGTCTCAATGTGCACGCGGTGCGCATGTGTCTGCGCATGGGCGGCAAGGTCGTCTGGTTCCCGACCATCTCCTCGGGCCGGCACATCGACTGCCACCCCGAGGACGGGGCGTTCCCGACCACCACCGTGCCCCTGACCCTCGAACGCATCGACATCGTCGACGAGAGGGGTGAACTGAAGCCCGAGGCGGCCGAGATACTCGACGAGATCAAGGAGCAGGAAGCCGTCGTCAACGGCGGCCATATGTACCCCGAGTACATCCGTACGCTGTTCCGGGCCGCGAAGGACCGCGGCATGACGCGGATGGTCGTCAGCCACCCCGACTATGTGATCGGCGCCGACCCCGAGCTGTGCCGCGAGCTCATCGCACTCGGCGCGTTCATCGAGCACGAGGTCGGCATGTACGACCCCGAGGGGACGCAGAAGAGGGATCCGAAGCGGCTGCTGACCTGGATCGAGGCGCTCGGCCCGGAGCACACCGTACTGGCCTCGGACTTCGGGCAGGCGATCAACCCGAAACCGGTGGACGCCTGGTTGCGGGTCGCCGGGGCGCTGCTCGACCTCGGCCTGCCGGAGAAGGACCTGCGGCGCATGGTCCGCGACAACCCGGCCCATCTGCTCAACCTCGACAGCTGAGTGACAGCCGAGCGAAAGGACACCACGGTGTACGAGAAGGACGACCCCCGCTCCTCGCTCGCGACGGCGACCGCGCCACGGCCGGACAGCGGCGCCGCGATAGCCGCCGCGCAATACTTCGATCTGCACCGCCTCGCCCCGCCCGGCGCCGCGACACCGGACGCCCGTACCGCGGTCGTCCGCGCTCAGAACGTGGTGCTGGTGCACACCGAGGCGCGGGCCGGAGACGACCTCGACAACGGGACGCTCGACGGTGAGCTCGCCGTGGTGGTCACCGGCGCCTCTCCCGCCTTCACGGTGGTCACCGGCGGCGGCACCACACGCATCGACGCGCCCGGGCTCGTCGTGGTCCCACCCGGTGGCTCGCGGATCACTGTGCACGGCGACGGCCCGCTGATCCGCCTGGTCGAGGCCGGCGAGCCGGCGTGGCGGGACCGGGCCGCCAACGCCGAAGCGTACGCGGAAGACCACCCGCGCGTCGCACCGCTTGAGCGGTGGCCGGAGCCCGTCGGCGGACCCGCCGTGCGATTTTACCCGCTGGCCGAGGTTCCGGATGACCCGGCACGGTTCGGCCGCATCTTCCGCACCCGGTCGTTCATGGTCAACTTCCTGCCCGAACTGGACGGTCCGCGTGACCCGCGCAAGCTCTCACCGCACACCCACGACGACTTCGAGCAGCTGTCGCTGGCCGTACGGGGCCAATATCTGCACCACATCCGCACCCCCTGGCTGAGCGACAGCTCCCAGTGGCGCGACGACGAGCATGTGCGGCTCGGTAGCCCGTCCCTCGCGATCATTCCGCCGCCCACCGTGCACACCTCCGAAGCCGCCGATCCCGATGTGAACCAGCTGATCGACATCTTCAGCCCGCCACGCACCGACTTCTCGGAGAAACCCGGCTGGGTGCTCAACGCCCACGACTACCCGATGCCATGAGCGCGCCACGACGCACCGGCGCCGGGCTGTTCGCACAGGACCGCGCCACCACCCCGCTCGGCACCTGGCTGAAGATCGCCTCGGGTGAGCCGGTCGAGATCATGGCGTACGCCGGGTTCGACTTCGTCGTGATCGACCTGGAGCACGCGCCGCTGGACCTCCAGACCGCGTACCGGCTGATCAACTCGGCCGCCGCGCTGGGCACGGTGCCCCTGGTACGGGTGCCGGACACGACGGCCTCGACGATCCAGAAGATCCTCGACGCGGGGGCCATGGGCATCCTCGTACCCCACGTCGACACCGTCGAGGAGGCCGCCGCCGTCGGGCGGGCATGCCGGTTCCCGCCCCACGGTGTGCGCGGCGCCGGCGCCACCAGCCGTGCCGGAGCGTGGGGGCTCCGCCCCGGCGCCGACTACCTGGCCACCGGCAACGACGACGTGCTGTGCATTCCGCAGCTCGAAAGCGTCGAGGCCATCAGGGCCGCACCGCGGATCCTGGCTCTCGACTCCGTCGACGCGGTGTTCGTGGGCGCCGCGGACCTTTCGATGTCGATGGGTTCCACGCCCGCCTCGCCGGAGGTGCTCGAACTCATCGCCTCCGCGCGGGAAGCCGCGCACACCGCGGGAAAGCCCTGCGGGCTCGCGTTCGGCGGCGCGCCCGAGCGTGCCGCGCGGGCGGTGCTCGACGGCTGTGACTTCGTCCTGCTCAGCAATGACACATCGATGCTGGCGGAGACCGCGCGCGGGCTGGTCACGGCGTTCCGGGAAGCGGAGGGTCGCCCATGACGCTCTCCTTGCCATGCTCGGGTTCGGAGGGTCACCGATGACACTCTCCTTGCCGCGCTCGGCGCTGTCGATCGCCGAGCTGGACGACCTCGACCACGGGGGAGCGGTGCGCTTCCTCCGCCTACTGGAGGAGGCCGGCCATCCTATGGTATGGATCCCCGAGGTCGCCGGGCGCGAAGCGTTCACCACCGCCGCGCTCGCGCTCGGTTCGACACGACGGATGGTCGTGGGCAACGGCGTCGCCCGCGCACTCGAACGCGTGCCGAAGTCCGCGGCCTCGGCGGCGCGGGACCTCGCTGCCGGCTATCCCGGGCGCTATGTGCTGGGGCTCGGGGTCAGCGGCGCGGTCCGCGAGCGGGGTGTCGGCCCGTTGCCGTTCCTCCGCCACTACCTTGACGAAGTCGACGCGACCCTCGCCCGCCGCGGCGGCGGGGTGGCGGTGCCGCGGGTGCTCGGCGCGTACTCGCCCCGGATAACCCGCCTCGCCTCCGAACGTGCCGACGGCCTCATCACCTTCCTCGTCACACCGGAGCACACCCGCTGGGCGCGCGAGACGATCGGGGACGATCCGTTCCTGTCGGTCGTCCAGTGGGCGGTGGTGGGCCGCGACCGCGCCGCCGCCCGCGAGGTGGCACGCAGGCGTCTCGCCTACTACCTGACGCTGCCGCACCAGATCGCGAAGCTGACCCGGCTCGGGTTCACCGAGGCCGACCTCACCCCGCCAGGGTCCGACCGGCTCGTCGACGCCCTCGTCGTCCGCGGCACACCGGAGCAGGTGCGCCAGGCGGTACGGCGGCAGTACGACGCGGGCGCCACGCAGGTCGCCATCAGCCTGGTCGGAAGGCTGGACGACGCCAAGCTCGACGCCTACCGGGCGCTCGCCCCCGCACACCATCCGCCCCCGCACACCAACCGAACGACGGGAGAGGACACATGACCACCACCGAGGAGAACAACTGATGCGGGCGGCCGAGAAGGTCATCATCACCACCGCGGTGACGGGCTCCGTACACGTGCCGTCCCAGAGCCCCTACCTCCCGCTGTCCGCCGAGCAGGTGGCCGAGGCAGCGCTCGAGGCGGTCGAGGCCGGATCCGCCGTCGTGCATCTGCACGCCCGGCAACCGGACGGGCGGCCCACGTTCGAGCCCGAGGTCTTCGAGCGGATCGTCGGGCGGATCACCGCGCGGACCGACGCCGTCATCAACATCACGACCGGTGGTTCGCCGGCGATGACGATGGAGCAACGCCTGGCGGCGGCCGTCCGGCTCCGGCCCGAGCTCGCGTCGATGAACATGGGCTCGATGAACTTCGTGTACTCGGGGATGGCCGACCGGGTGACCGACTGGAAGCACGACTGGGAGCGGCCCCATGTGCTCACGTCCTACTCCCGGCCGTTCATCAACACCTTCGAGACGATCGAACACGCCTTGCGCACGCTCGGCGAGTCCGGCACCCGGTTCGAGTACGAGTGCTACGACATCGGACACCTCTACTCGCTCGCCCACTTCGCCGATAGGGGCCTGGCCAAGCCACCCCTGCTGATCCAGGGCGTGTTCGGCGTCCTCGGCGGCATCGGCGCCGATCACGAGAACCTGGACCACATGGTGCGCGTCGCGGACAAGCTCTTCGGCGACGACTACTCCTTCTCCGCCTTCGCGGCCGGCCGCGACCAGATGCGGTTCGCCACCCACAGCGCCCTGCTCGGCGGCCATGTGCGCGTGGGGCTCGAGGACAGCCTGTGGATCGGCAAGGGGCGACTCGCGGGGAGCAACGCCCAGCAGGTCAGGAAGATCCGCTCGCTCGTCGAGGACGCGGAC
This genomic interval from Streptomyces asiaticus contains the following:
- a CDS encoding 3-keto-5-aminohexanoate cleavage protein; translation: MRAAEKVIITTAVTGSVHVPSQSPYLPLSAEQVAEAALEAVEAGSAVVHLHARQPDGRPTFEPEVFERIVGRITARTDAVINITTGGSPAMTMEQRLAAAVRLRPELASMNMGSMNFVYSGMADRVTDWKHDWERPHVLTSYSRPFINTFETIEHALRTLGESGTRFEYECYDIGHLYSLAHFADRGLAKPPLLIQGVFGVLGGIGADHENLDHMVRVADKLFGDDYSFSAFAAGRDQMRFATHSALLGGHVRVGLEDSLWIGKGRLAGSNAQQVRKIRSLVEDADRQIATPADARAMLALRGVTDIDRSTVS
- a CDS encoding MFS transporter — its product is MDDDARPNAPHGPNTPHGPDTAKARAAVRGGAFAYFVDQFDIYLPIVVLAPATDYFQSAHLSASTTALLASLVFASTLIGRPLGAIIFGHFADTVGRKRTTLVAVGGFGIITLITACLPGHETIGTWSVGLLIALRFIDGIFLGGEYTTAVPLAMEWSPRHKRGLNASLITATSPAAYAMIAALTLLLLQALPSAGLHSAYVQWGWRIPFVAGALLAALLFRYYLTQVHEPPPEYTGARHKLPLARLLVRYPKSLAQVFVLMTGTWLATNMEAAVTPGQLKEHLLLSSKQVTLTMLVINASAALSYPLFGLLSQRVGRRRFYIGYGLSVMVIGAGSYALLMVSDGGLGAALGWGVMIGVFTVGTFGPIAAYLTERFPTSIRSTGYGVGYSLALIAPAFYQFYLRQFDGFMPSHLAPAVLIALAGALIAFGGFLGPETRDVDMADDSTIPKLA
- a CDS encoding LLM class flavin-dependent oxidoreductase yields the protein MTLSLPRSALSIAELDDLDHGGAVRFLRLLEEAGHPMVWIPEVAGREAFTTAALALGSTRRMVVGNGVARALERVPKSAASAARDLAAGYPGRYVLGLGVSGAVRERGVGPLPFLRHYLDEVDATLARRGGGVAVPRVLGAYSPRITRLASERADGLITFLVTPEHTRWARETIGDDPFLSVVQWAVVGRDRAAAREVARRRLAYYLTLPHQIAKLTRLGFTEADLTPPGSDRLVDALVVRGTPEQVRQAVRRQYDAGATQVAISLVGRLDDAKLDAYRALAPAHHPPPHTNRTTGEDT
- a CDS encoding HpcH/HpaI aldolase family protein, translating into MSAPRRTGAGLFAQDRATTPLGTWLKIASGEPVEIMAYAGFDFVVIDLEHAPLDLQTAYRLINSAAALGTVPLVRVPDTTASTIQKILDAGAMGILVPHVDTVEEAAAVGRACRFPPHGVRGAGATSRAGAWGLRPGADYLATGNDDVLCIPQLESVEAIRAAPRILALDSVDAVFVGAADLSMSMGSTPASPEVLELIASAREAAHTAGKPCGLAFGGAPERAARAVLDGCDFVLLSNDTSMLAETARGLVTAFREAEGRP
- a CDS encoding DUF6282 family protein produces the protein MRERPAIAAVLDGLVDMHVHSGPSPFPRRFDHVEAAQDGARIGMRAMVAKSHHHNTQMDILAMRGRLDGVAASAYGGIALNSTVGGLNVHAVRMCLRMGGKVVWFPTISSGRHIDCHPEDGAFPTTTVPLTLERIDIVDERGELKPEAAEILDEIKEQEAVVNGGHMYPEYIRTLFRAAKDRGMTRMVVSHPDYVIGADPELCRELIALGAFIEHEVGMYDPEGTQKRDPKRLLTWIEALGPEHTVLASDFGQAINPKPVDAWLRVAGALLDLGLPEKDLRRMVRDNPAHLLNLDS